The following coding sequences are from one Streptomyces sp. NBC_01294 window:
- a CDS encoding amidohydrolase family protein has protein sequence MSDSQPQQPSQSPRSGNGNAAAAEATTLLLAGARLTDGRTVDVRLGGGRIQAVGTAGSLPSPALSRVDLSGYLLLPAPAEPHAHGDTALTADGEGPVSYTPDEVQRRATEAALLQLGHGATAVRSHVRIGDVHGLGPMEAVLQARRSLRGLTDLTAVAVPRLLTGVAGADGLAMLRDAVKMGASVIGGCPDLDPDPTGFLEAVLELADEHGCPVDLHTDGDDPARLSRLAAMAGGLRPGVSIGPCGGLARLPMDAAARAADQLAAAGVRVTCLPQGDCAALERRGLRTAPVRLLRAAGVRVAAGSGALRDAGNPVGRGDPLEAAYLLASQGGLRAGEAYASVSTCAREAMGLPEVRVEAGFPAELLAVRGDRIAGVLSLAYSRIVIHRGRVVARTSAVREYCDSAVAVALDLPRQGRTEPGP, from the coding sequence ATGTCCGACAGCCAGCCGCAGCAGCCGTCCCAATCCCCCCGCAGCGGCAACGGCAACGCGGCCGCCGCCGAGGCCACCACCCTGCTGCTCGCCGGGGCCCGCCTGACCGACGGCCGTACCGTCGACGTCCGTCTCGGCGGCGGCCGCATCCAGGCCGTCGGCACCGCGGGCAGCCTGCCCTCCCCCGCGCTGTCCCGGGTGGACCTGAGCGGCTACCTGCTGCTGCCCGCGCCCGCCGAGCCGCACGCCCACGGGGACACCGCGCTGACCGCCGACGGCGAGGGGCCCGTCTCCTACACCCCCGACGAGGTCCAGCGCCGGGCCACCGAGGCGGCCCTCCTCCAACTCGGCCACGGCGCCACCGCCGTGCGCTCCCACGTACGGATCGGCGACGTGCACGGCCTCGGCCCGATGGAGGCCGTGCTCCAGGCCCGCCGCTCCCTGCGCGGGCTCACCGACCTCACCGCCGTGGCCGTCCCCCGGCTGCTGACCGGGGTGGCCGGCGCGGACGGGCTCGCCATGCTGCGGGACGCGGTCAAGATGGGCGCCTCCGTGATCGGCGGCTGCCCGGACCTGGACCCGGACCCGACGGGCTTCCTCGAAGCCGTCCTGGAACTCGCCGACGAGCATGGCTGCCCCGTGGACCTGCACACGGACGGTGACGACCCCGCCCGCCTCTCCCGGCTCGCGGCGATGGCCGGCGGGCTGCGCCCCGGGGTGAGCATCGGCCCCTGCGGCGGCCTGGCCCGGCTCCCGATGGACGCGGCGGCCCGCGCCGCCGACCAGCTGGCCGCGGCCGGCGTACGGGTGACCTGCCTGCCCCAGGGCGACTGCGCGGCCCTGGAACGCCGCGGGCTGCGCACCGCACCGGTACGCCTGCTCCGGGCCGCGGGCGTACGGGTCGCGGCCGGCAGCGGAGCGCTGCGGGACGCCGGCAACCCGGTCGGCCGGGGCGACCCGCTGGAGGCCGCGTACCTGCTGGCCTCCCAGGGCGGCCTCCGGGCGGGCGAGGCCTACGCGTCGGTCAGCACCTGTGCCCGCGAGGCCATGGGCCTGCCGGAGGTACGGGTGGAGGCCGGCTTCCCTGCGGAGCTGCTCGCCGTGCGCGGGGACCGGATCGCGGGCGTGCTGTCCCTCGCGTACAGCCGGATCGTGATCCACCGCGGGCGCGTGGTAGCCCGTACGAGCGCGGTGCGGGAGTACTGCGACTCCGCCGTCGCGGTGGCCCTGGACCTGCCCCGGCAGGGCCGTACGGAGCCCGGACCCTGA